DNA sequence from the Vicia villosa cultivar HV-30 ecotype Madison, WI linkage group LG3, Vvil1.0, whole genome shotgun sequence genome:
AAATcatcatatttattaattaataattataaataatattataataataataataataataataataataataataataataataaacccaAAAGCCATTAGTTTCAATTCTTAAACTAATACATAAAAACTACCCCATGACCAGAATTTTAAATTGGTGATCTCTCCACTTTCTAGCCCAcgtacaaataaaaaattaatatataaaaaactaaCCCCCACAACCAATTCCACTCATCCTATATATTCTCCATTTCCTTTCCTTTCAATCATAttcttatttcaattttttttaatttttacgaCAGTATTTTtctctggagctttgcttctatCATTTGCTTTCTCcattgatatatttttatatatgttatatatatatatatatatatatatatatatatatatatatatatatatatatatatatatatatatatatatatatatatatatatatatatatatatatatatatatatatatatatatatatatatatatatatatgggctaTAGTAATCAATCATTCTTTGTCTTAACACGTTGTATTTTTGCAGGTATATATGTTAACTCACCATCATCAAGGAAGTATGCTCTAAAAAATGAAGGTAAAGcatttttgttaaaatatatttattataatttaatcttCATATTAGAATTTATTTTCTGGTGGTTGTCAACTTGTCAAttaataaatgtatttttttctatctattattttgttgaatttcaTGAAAAGAGATTCGGTTGCATCAACATAATGTTTAATTTCTTTAAAAGAAATGGTTATTTCTTTCCAATGTGATGTTTATCAAGGTTTTGAAAAGTAGTGTCAAaataataagtgataattaattttTCCAGTATATTGAAATATGAGTTTTATCTTATGGATTTTGATAATGATATGGTGTTTTTATTCTACTGCAATTGGACTGTCTTTAATGCATTTGCCTTCTTTTCTTCCTTAAAGTTATGTTTCATGAGGTCgctaataatttataataatcccacatatttttaatttattagtcaCATGAGAGTATGAGACATAATTAGGGAGCCTCCTTCCTTATTAGCTACACGTTTCAATTAACTTTTATGATTTTCGTCGCtgataaattatattgtgaaAATTTGTCTAATGTCTTGGTTTACACTATTCACAAACTCAAAAATTGATTGTCAAgctatatttatttgtaaacttTACAGGAAAGAAAACTTCTAACAAACTCTATGTGATGTAGCGATTAAGAATTGTATTATTTGAAGTAGCCTTCAATGTCAACATGTGACGAGTaccatttttttttcaataagcaaatGATTGAAAAAATCGAACTAAGGGTGCAACCCTTCGATTGCATATGAAAAATAAATGTTGTATGCATCTTTTATATGTATGTAGTTAACATTATGAATTTTTATAATACCTTTTCATTTTATCCGAAGCTATATATAGTTTAAATAATATAGTTTATgtcaattttttataattattttataattgataTTAGTGGTCTAATACAATTATTTACTTAACTATGACATCATATTAATTGCTTTgtgttatatatttttcatttattttcctctattttacaacattttctttttatttgaaaTTGCGACAAATTTTATATGTAATCATATAAATTGTATCATTAATGATAATTGAATAACACATTACAtgtccgtgcatcgcacgggtagacgACTAgttcttcttgaaagttttgtcTTTTATATTTCATGGAATTATGACAGATCCAAGATCTTTTGGTTTAATGGGGATTCTTCTACATTGTGATATTGCACCACACTTCTCAATTAAGATTATTGTCTCATCTCCCAATGTTCTCTTTTTagaaattatctctttttatgaATTATTGGTACACGGATATTTGCTCGGCTACTTCAAAGAAAGAAATGTTGATCTCCAACTTTTTAAACATTTCAATAAATTTCTCAAAAAATTTCTCGTTTTGATCCTTCTTCTTCACCATTTGGAGACAAGGTATCTTAATCACCGATTTAgtctcatttttatttttctctttagtTGGATTTTTGGGAAGCATAAATTATTTTGGCTCTTTCTTGTTCTCTTTCACTTTCAGATCTACCTCTATAAAATGCTCATCATTTGTTGCCTCATCTTTTTCATCTTCAGCAACCTTCTAACTTCTTGTTGGGACAGCAGTAACATTGATATGATCAATGGAATTTGTGAATATGGTGCTCGAAGTACTCCATTGTGCTTGTTGTGAAACATATAGTTCTTTTTTAATCACTCCTCTTTTTAATCTGTGCAGATAAGGCAATTTGATTTTTGGCTTTGAAAGTTTATCTTTTTGAGTTATGGTGGTAACAACATTGACTCTAGTGATTTCTAGGATTACTTATGGCGTTGCTTGAGAGATTACCTTGAACTTGTTATGAAATTTGTTGAGCTATCTGTCCCACCTGATCCTCTAGATTTTTGGATAGATGATATAATGTTTCTTAAGTTATTCATGGCTGTTAGGGCCAACTGCCCTTTATTCTTGAATGCGACACTAGTCACGGTTGTTAGAGCCAACTGCCCTTTATTCTTGAATGCGACACTAGTCACGGTTGTTAGAGCCAACTGTCACAATTTTTTTGAGAAATCCAAGTAACATAGCCACTACCTTTTTCATTCCTTTGTCTcccctcttttttctttctttcttttcgttcttttgtttctctattttttttcctttcttctcaCCTTTTTTCTTATATTTGTGTCTTCTTACTTTATTTTTCTCACTGACTTATTTTCAACATTTTCTTTTGTTCAACCCTCTGAAGATGGCAAGTCAGTGACGCGAAACGATGAAAGATTAAGAGATGAGATGAAATCAATCAAcctcttctttcttttccctaaaATCAAATAGGAGAAAAAAACATATCATCTCAAATCCTAAAATTGAAGAGATGAATATTTCCCTCTCACTTTACCAACCTGTCATTTTCCAAATCTCTCAAAGGAAGAATCGTAGaacaaatcaaatgaaaaatgacTCCTCAAATGTGACTGTCGTTTACCATTTATGCCTTTCATTGCATGTATTGATGAGGCAACTGCGCCTACTAAGTTTGTGAAATTTATCTGTGTGAATAAAAGTAACTAGTTAGAGTAAGTCGGGTTCACCTTCAAAAAGTTGTCATTCTCAAATGCTAGTTTGCTTATGTGTTATGAATaaggaataataataacaataactacTTAATTAACATCATGTGTAATTGATGATCATCCTTATTTATATTGTCTTAATTTGACTGTTCtgaatgaaaagaagaagaaaaacagaaaaagagacTTAGGTACAAAACCATAGTTAAATTAATATCTAAGGAGGGAGTCTTTAGTCTATATTTTACTGTTTGTGTTCCTACGACGCCCTTGGTGTTAAATTGATTACTGAGGGAATTAATCTTTAGCCAATTCAAACTTGGATTGATATTCGAGTATCAGCGATAACATTTTCACGAGCTTCTTATATGTTGTGTTGTTACGTCTGAAATTTTCCTAGGCAAGCCAAGGttcttgaggacaagcaacaatTCAAGTGGTGGGGACTTTGATCATTTGTGCTTTTACCATTTTTTAATTAgctttctttctatctttcttgtATGTTTTATtcggattttattacaaaaaatggGAACTTTTCACTATGTTTCAAGTATAGAACATTTGGCAATAATCATTGAAGAAAAGAGAGGAAAAGGCATAAGAGGAGCGAGCATACGGTGGGGATGACTACCCACCGGTCATATGCATGACGCCCGTCATGGCCGAAATGATGGTCGTCATGGACGAAAGTAGAGAAACAATTATCTAACATGTTGAAGCCATGACACGCAACCAGTCATCAGCCATGAGACTCGTCATGGACCCAAAATCCATAACTTGAAGAGATGACATGACGAGCAAGTCGTCATTACAAATGACAATCGTCATCTGCCCAGTCACCACGGTTTCTAGTTATTGTATCAATTGCTTTCTCTTAGCCATTTTTGTGTGTATTTAAGTGAAGCCAAATGCTAATTCGTGACAAAAGGAGCATATAATATGTGTTGTAACTTGTAACACATAGGAAAGGCTCATACATTTATTGTACTAGAATTACTCAATAATTCCCATTGTTTATGGAAAGTTGAAGTTTTCCTTTACTCTTTTGTTGTCACCACTCGACTGTGTTTTTATTTTGCTACAATTGTATTAAATCAAAACTCTCCATTTGGAGTATCTTTAATCTCAGAACTATTCATATTCATTTCATTACAGATTCTACTTTAATGTGTGTTACAATGTACGTTCATTatgtttatgttgttttatcattTATCATGTTTGAGTAGTTAGGGTCTAAGACACGAGGATTGTCATACCGCCAAATCTCaacgaattgttgtttatattgttttatcattaatcATGTTTGAGTAGTTAGGGTCTAAGACACGATGATTGTCATACCGCCAAATCTCAACGAATTGTATGAGTATTAATCGTAACGAaaatgaaagttttgttttgtaaTTACTGTTTTTTTAAAAGAATGGCGTCCGCTACGAAAGTAGGAACACGGAGATACCTTTTATGAGCCGAAAGGGCATAAATGGCATCCGACTTAAAATTTTGAACAATTAGTTTCGATATTATAAAAGCGTTTATGAATCAACCAATATATTACTTTTATTTTGTAAAAAGTCTCTAAAGTCGCAAGTCATCATGCAATAGTAAACGACTTGCGCGTTGAAAGTCCGATGAGGTGGTGACAAAAGTTTGCATCTCTACTAGTTTTAGTGTTTTCTAGAAAAAGCATAATTCTCATTATAGTCTATATGACGATTTGTATGAATGAAGTTGGGGAACAAGAATTATTGTACTGGACTCTTGTTTTTAATATTAAGGaaagtcaaatattttatattttcgcGCAAAGAAACTAGTTTTCACATTGCCTTAGATACCCATTTAAACAATAGAGAACTATACTTGATCATTGATCTCTAAGAATGATAACTCTTTTTATTACTTCAATATAGCTGTATTTTTATTACTTTGATATAGTCGTGTACTTGCAATCTATCATAGATTCAGAAGTAAGGTGGCAGTTCTTCTTAGATTTGGAAGGATTATCACGAGTCATGACAATCCCTGAAGAAGGTAAGGTGGAGGGGAACCCAATGGTACTGAAAACATATAAAGGAAAAATCACCTCAAAACCTGATAGAATAGATAACCCAACGGTACTGAAAACTgtaaagaaaatatattataaaatggtCCTTCAAAATTGTTCAACACTACTAAATTACTACTAGCAAAAAATGGACCAACGTGTAAAACATATTTTCTTCTCAAAAAAGGGAGTGGAATTTTACTCGTATGAGAGTGTAACATAAGTTTTTCTCGGAAAAGTTATATATCAGAATCCTATACATCGACCCATTACACATACCATACAGAACAAAGAAAGTGAGATATGCAATTCATTCATAATCGAACCATCTCCCTTTTTCTTTGGAATCAATTTACAATTTAACAGTAAAGTACCTAAGCTAGATTTAACTGTGTTTTGCCTTCTGTAAAACTTCTTTGAGAACCACTGCAATTCTCTGTGACATATGGTGCTCCAGAAACCTCTCTTTCACTCTCTCGTATCCTTTCTTTCCCATAGTCAGTCTCTTCTCAACATGAGTTGCCAGTTTCACAATGTTATGCGCGAGAGGTGTGACACCTACCTTGTTAGCAGGATGGAGCAAACCGGTTGTCCCATTCACCACGATCTCAACAGTGCCTCCAGCTGCAGTGCCCTGCAAATATTTTTATGGAAACAAAAacaatacataaaaaataaaagtagacAGGTGTAAACATAAGTATATAAAAGGAAAGGCCACATTGACAGGACAACACAAATATGTAGTGAAGAGATACCAGTACAGGCAGGCGAAATGCCATTGCTTCGATGGTTATCCTTCCAAAACATTCTCCCCGTGCCTGATATGAATAGAAGCGCATTAGTGAATGAAgccaaaaaacaaaataatacttAAAACACAATTTGCATACAGCCAAAATGCCTATTTTCAGGTCCTTTCTAAACTAGTGAACTTTGTCTTCAAACATCATGGAAACCAAGCAATTCAATTTACATGGAAGAATCTTGATATGATATGAGATGAGAAGGCCAAACAAACAAGATGGCAGAACTGAATCAATACGGTTGTGGGTGTAATATGTTTGGgaaattagaaaaattatttaatcaaacaaactaaagttTAAGGTTGTCATCATAGTGCCGTGAGTTAGAGGGTCATCATGGGTCATGGCCTCCATACACTACCATGGACCATATAGCAACTCTAATATATGCTCTGTCCCATAAACAAATTGGCAGTGTATATTATCAGAAGATACCTGAGAATTCTGAACAAGAACATCAATAGAAGCCAAGTAGGGAGCCACTGCCAGAGTTTTGTTAACAAAGTGAACGCGGTCCTGAATCTTTTTCTCTGAAACAAATTTGCGCAGTTCCATTTCGAACTTTGTCTGAGCATTCATATCACTCCCAACAACTATAGCATGTAAAGATGGCAACTGGAGTTTCTTTTCCTGAATGAGCTGCAGACTTTCATGAAAGGCACGAAGAAATAGATCTTGTCCTTTACCACGTGAAACACCTGCACTTAAGAAGCCCTGGGCTCAGAATAAGGACTGGCAAAAGAATTGTAAAAATTAACAGAAAGGGTATAAAGTGGACTATACAGAGGGAGGATTAATTTGGCAtgcacaacaaaagaaaagagaaacaaCAAGCCAAACAATGTTAATTTGGCAAAGGTAGTATAACCTTGCAAGCATGTCATGCACTGCATTGGATGGAAATATTATGAAACCAAtgcaatgaataaaaaatgaatatcAAATGGGTATAGGTAAGTGACATACTATTTATGATGGCAAAAAGTAGATCATCATTTCTAACTCCAAGAGACTCCCTAACATGCTCACGAAGAACCCTCTTTGCTACACTATCTTCTGCAACTTCCATAAGCTCCTTGCTATTTCCGAGATGTACAACATAAGTTTCAGGCATTTTAATTCTACAAAGTCAGGCAAAAGCTTACAGTTAGAAACATGATTTAAATTATAGTGACACTGAATACATAGTAGTAAAACTTTATTAAATGGAGCCGAAACATACCCTAAACGCTCCCTAGTTCTATTCTTCCAGTACTCTGCAGTTGTATGTGAATCAATCATGGCACCTGCAACAAAAGGGAGGTGCTTAACATATTCCACTTTGAAATAATGGCCTCGCATTTCATGAATCCACCATAAAACCTTAGGAAGAACGAGGGTAACTTTTTCTTTCAAGACGGCATCCAGCCACTTTCCAGCTACAGCAGTATTTAGAATGACCAGATCAGCTTTAAGAGCTGTATCTACAGCCTTTTCACCTTTGGCGGGCATGACCTATCAGAAGCCAAACATATGAAAATAGACCACACTTAGAAGTTCCATTACACTTGGAAATGAACTGCAGGTAAAGGCATTTCTTACCGATTGGAACTATTATTCTACTCAATCAAgacaaagaagaaaataaat
Encoded proteins:
- the LOC131660204 gene encoding uncharacterized protein LOC131660204, whose translation is MAKHSVATAKKKWPLMLLAFFSVSTVMVLFIRNNSDSCNTKIFEAEKSQIHSGATGGGGGNGGNVASGPSPLDFMKSKLVLMVSHELSLSGGPLLLMELAFLLRGVGSEVVWVTNQYPDERDQVIYSLESKMLDRGVQVMPAKGEKAVDTALKADLVILNTAVAGKWLDAVLKEKVTLVLPKVLWWIHEMRGHYFKVEYVKHLPFVAGAMIDSHTTAEYWKNRTRERLGIKMPETYVVHLGNSKELMEVAEDSVAKRVLREHVRESLGVRNDDLLFAIINSVSRGKGQDLFLRAFHESLQLIQEKKLQLPSLHAIVVGSDMNAQTKFEMELRKFVSEKKIQDRVHFVNKTLAVAPYLASIDVLVQNSQARGECFGRITIEAMAFRLPVLGTAAGGTVEIVVNGTTGLLHPANKVGVTPLAHNIVKLATHVEKRLTMGKKGYERVKERFLEHHMSQRIAVVLKEVLQKAKHS